Proteins co-encoded in one Christiangramia fulva genomic window:
- a CDS encoding aminotransferase class I/II-fold pyridoxal phosphate-dependent enzyme, with the protein MSKFPIKLDKRLQKRKEENSLRRLDFFSEGVDFFSNDYLGLSKSEKIYDSANTLIASSELKNGATGSRLLSGNHIFYKELEDLLADFHEAEAALVFNSGYDANIGFFSAVPQKSDIILFDELSHASIRDGLQLSLARNYKFRHNDMQHLEELLKKFSKQNSEIYIVTESVFSMDGDSPDLLKLGKLAERFNARLVLDEAHATGVFGKKGEGLSQGMIKNCFARIYTFGKAIGCHGAAILGSRELKEYLVNFSRSLIYTTALSPHAVATVISAYRFLDSPQGLSEIQKLRENISFFTQKLKEFQLDSFFISANSAIQSCILSGNDEVKSVASEIAKNGFLVKPILSPTVPKGKERLRFCLHSYNSHQEISEVLSLLANFVVKN; encoded by the coding sequence ATGAGCAAGTTTCCCATAAAGTTAGATAAAAGACTTCAGAAAAGGAAAGAAGAAAATTCTTTACGCCGGCTGGATTTTTTTTCAGAAGGAGTAGATTTTTTCTCAAACGACTACCTCGGACTTTCAAAATCTGAAAAAATTTATGATTCGGCGAATACCTTGATAGCTTCTTCTGAATTGAAAAATGGGGCCACAGGTTCGCGCCTTCTTTCTGGGAATCATATTTTTTATAAAGAACTTGAAGATCTTTTAGCTGATTTCCACGAAGCCGAAGCTGCCCTGGTCTTTAATTCGGGCTATGATGCCAATATTGGTTTTTTTTCCGCGGTTCCCCAAAAATCTGATATTATTCTTTTTGATGAACTTTCACATGCCTCCATTCGTGATGGATTACAGTTGAGCCTTGCCAGAAATTACAAATTCAGGCATAATGATATGCAGCATCTCGAGGAATTGCTGAAGAAATTTTCAAAACAGAATTCAGAAATTTATATAGTTACAGAGTCGGTTTTTTCAATGGATGGCGATTCACCCGATCTCTTAAAATTAGGAAAACTGGCTGAAAGATTTAACGCGCGACTGGTGCTCGATGAAGCTCATGCCACCGGTGTTTTTGGTAAAAAAGGAGAGGGATTGTCTCAGGGAATGATCAAAAACTGCTTTGCGCGGATCTATACTTTTGGAAAGGCAATTGGCTGCCATGGCGCGGCAATTCTGGGAAGCCGGGAACTGAAGGAATATCTTGTGAATTTCAGCCGTAGCCTTATCTATACCACCGCGCTTTCTCCACATGCTGTCGCCACCGTTATTTCAGCCTATAGATTTTTGGATTCACCTCAAGGTCTTTCAGAAATTCAAAAACTTCGGGAAAATATCAGCTTTTTTACTCAAAAATTGAAAGAATTTCAGCTTGACAGCTTTTTTATTTCCGCAAATTCTGCCATTCAAAGTTGTATCCTTTCCGGAAATGACGAAGTAAAATCAGTAGCTTCTGAAATTGCCAAAAATGGCTTTCTGGTCAAGCCCATTCTTTCGCCTACGGTTCCAAAAGGAAAGGAACGGCTGCGGTTTTGCCTGCATTCCTATAATTCACACCAGGAAATTTCGGAGGTCTTGTCTCTGTTGGCTAATTTTGTTGTTAAAAATTGA
- a CDS encoding MgtC/SapB family protein, with amino-acid sequence MELPHFILKTSLAIVAGLLIGLERELRGKHAGLKTHALVALGASIFIILSLQFQDEKYTDITRVLGQVIIGIGFIGAGTIMKKGKDVEGLTTAATIWCSAGVGCLSGFGYYKEMAFITGVIIILNFTFSLIEKRIIDDRNKKHKKKQKYYEED; translated from the coding sequence ATGGAGTTACCACATTTTATATTAAAAACCTCTTTAGCCATAGTTGCGGGATTACTAATTGGTCTGGAAAGGGAATTAAGAGGCAAACATGCCGGATTGAAAACTCACGCGCTCGTGGCTTTGGGAGCAAGTATATTTATTATTCTCTCCCTTCAATTTCAGGATGAAAAATATACCGATATTACCCGGGTTCTGGGGCAGGTGATCATCGGGATTGGTTTTATTGGTGCCGGAACGATCATGAAAAAAGGTAAAGATGTAGAAGGCCTTACCACCGCCGCCACCATCTGGTGCAGTGCAGGGGTAGGATGTCTCTCAGGTTTTGGTTATTATAAGGAAATGGCTTTTATAACCGGAGTCATAATCATTCTAAACTTCACTTTCAGCCTTATTGAAAAGAGAATCATAGACGACCGGAATAAAAAGCACAAAAAGAAACAGAAATATTACGAAGAAGATTAA
- the mnhG gene encoding monovalent cation/H(+) antiporter subunit G: MISVIVAILVTFGALFVLFAAIGLVRMPDTYLRISVTTKAATLGVGLVLMSAAVFFQDSDVTSQSFVIILFIFLTAPVSAHLIGRASYFIGIKMWDKSVMDDLRGKYQKNSHILKSEVDDTPEDNIDHTKIKNREKRD, from the coding sequence ATGATCTCAGTAATAGTAGCAATTCTGGTAACTTTCGGAGCTCTTTTCGTGCTCTTTGCCGCCATCGGTCTGGTAAGAATGCCCGATACTTACCTTCGTATTTCGGTTACCACGAAGGCAGCTACCCTGGGAGTTGGACTCGTGCTTATGTCGGCCGCTGTTTTTTTTCAGGATTCTGATGTTACCTCGCAATCTTTTGTGATCATTCTATTTATTTTCCTTACCGCGCCGGTAAGTGCCCATCTTATTGGAAGAGCTTCTTATTTTATCGGAATAAAAATGTGGGATAAATCAGTGATGGATGACCTACGAGGAAAATATCAAAAAAACAGTCACATTCTTAAAAGTGAAGTAGACGATACTCCTGAAGATAATATTGATCATACCAAAATCAAAAACCGGGAGAAAAGGGATTAA
- a CDS encoding cation:proton antiporter, producing the protein MTLVDYLYYVIMPILVISAILIFWRVLKGPSIADKVIALDLLITTGIGTIGVYSMIYRHSTLLDTALILALIAFLSTVALSYYLEKRKRK; encoded by the coding sequence ATGACACTGGTAGATTATTTATATTATGTTATAATGCCTATTCTGGTAATATCGGCTATCCTGATTTTCTGGAGAGTGCTTAAGGGACCCAGTATCGCTGATAAAGTGATCGCACTGGATCTTTTAATTACCACCGGAATTGGAACCATTGGTGTTTACAGTATGATTTATAGACACTCTACTTTGCTTGATACGGCGCTCATACTTGCCCTTATTGCATTTTTGAGTACCGTCGCACTATCATATTACCTCGAAAAAAGAAAAAGAAAATGA
- a CDS encoding Na+/H+ antiporter subunit E, whose amino-acid sequence MKNKFLSNIFLTFVWVALTGDFSFENYVFGFFLSFHILWLITMGRNRSKYFIIVPKLILLLVFFLYELVKANLEVAYEVITPKLNMTPGIIMVPLDVQSNMGITLLANMISLTPGTLSIDVSNDRKVLFVHAMYIKDRDQFIYSIKNGFERRILEITK is encoded by the coding sequence ATGAAAAATAAATTCCTTTCTAATATATTTCTCACATTTGTTTGGGTTGCCCTGACGGGGGATTTTTCATTCGAAAATTATGTGTTCGGTTTCTTTCTGAGTTTCCATATTCTATGGCTTATCACCATGGGAAGGAACAGGTCAAAATATTTTATAATTGTTCCAAAACTCATTCTTTTACTTGTTTTTTTCCTGTATGAACTGGTGAAGGCAAACCTTGAGGTTGCTTATGAGGTGATCACCCCAAAACTTAATATGACGCCCGGGATCATTATGGTTCCTCTTGATGTGCAGTCAAATATGGGAATAACCCTGCTTGCGAATATGATCTCCCTTACACCGGGAACTCTGAGTATAGATGTTTCTAATGACCGGAAGGTACTTTTCGTGCACGCGATGTATATCAAAGACAGAGATCAGTTTATATACAGTATAAAAAACGGGTTCGAACGCAGAATACTAGAAATTACAAAATGA
- a CDS encoding proton-conducting transporter membrane subunit, with amino-acid sequence MTQQIIIYPLFLQIAISIILMFSWNNVRFQKIFSVIGSFLALILSFVVFYFIWTQGTQTVQAGTWPAPFGITFVADTFSATLVVLTALSGFAVSIYSAASVLNDRLKFGYFPIYHFLLLGLNGAFLTGDIFNLYVWFEIIIISSFVLITIGGEKAQLEGAVKYFTLNILASVIFLTAIAVLYGITGSLNMADLAGKVAAVENRGLVQITAILFMIGFGIKAGVFPLYFWLPASYHTPPFAVSAIFGGLLTKVGVYALIRVFTLIFTGDEFLNELLIIIAILTLVSGGVGALVQNNMRKVFSYLIICHIGYMIAGLGMFTQIAIAGAIFYLIHDIVVKTNLFMLSGLVYRLKGTNSMRALGGLYAQWPKISLLLFIPLFSLVGIPPLSGFWPKINLIKQGFGGDYYITVAAIIFASFVTLVIIAKLWAEVFWKDSQPLKLKENFGFFSKMTTLKKFQFVFPIALLSLVSLYIGFGAEHIQELSARIADELVNHQGYIDTVLHATK; translated from the coding sequence ATGACACAGCAAATAATTATATATCCCTTATTCCTTCAAATTGCCATCAGCATCATTTTGATGTTTTCATGGAATAATGTCCGTTTTCAAAAGATCTTTAGTGTTATAGGAAGCTTTCTGGCTTTGATCCTGTCTTTCGTGGTTTTTTATTTTATCTGGACACAGGGCACACAAACGGTACAGGCGGGAACCTGGCCCGCGCCTTTTGGAATTACCTTCGTCGCCGATACTTTTTCAGCTACCCTGGTGGTTCTTACAGCGCTTTCAGGCTTCGCGGTATCTATCTATTCGGCGGCCTCTGTATTAAACGACAGGTTGAAATTTGGCTATTTTCCCATTTATCATTTCCTGTTGCTTGGGTTAAACGGAGCCTTTTTAACCGGCGATATTTTCAACCTTTATGTATGGTTTGAGATCATCATTATCAGTTCTTTTGTGTTGATCACCATAGGAGGAGAAAAGGCCCAATTGGAAGGAGCTGTTAAGTATTTCACTTTAAATATCCTCGCATCGGTAATTTTCCTAACCGCTATTGCTGTTTTATATGGAATTACCGGAAGCCTGAATATGGCCGATCTTGCCGGAAAGGTTGCGGCGGTCGAGAACCGGGGCCTTGTTCAGATCACGGCTATTCTATTTATGATTGGTTTTGGGATAAAAGCAGGAGTTTTTCCACTTTATTTCTGGCTGCCCGCTTCTTATCATACCCCGCCTTTTGCTGTTTCGGCAATTTTTGGCGGTTTGCTGACAAAAGTTGGTGTCTATGCATTAATTCGTGTTTTTACATTAATTTTTACCGGAGATGAGTTCCTAAATGAATTACTTATCATAATTGCCATTTTGACTTTGGTAAGTGGTGGCGTGGGAGCCCTTGTTCAAAATAATATGCGAAAGGTATTCTCATACCTTATCATTTGCCATATTGGTTATATGATAGCCGGTTTGGGAATGTTTACTCAAATTGCCATTGCCGGGGCTATTTTTTACCTTATTCACGATATCGTTGTAAAAACAAATTTGTTTATGCTTAGCGGACTTGTTTACCGTCTTAAAGGAACAAATAGTATGAGGGCACTGGGAGGTTTGTATGCCCAATGGCCGAAAATAAGTCTGTTGCTTTTCATCCCCTTATTTTCCCTTGTGGGGATTCCTCCTTTATCCGGTTTCTGGCCAAAGATCAATCTAATAAAACAGGGTTTTGGAGGGGATTATTATATTACGGTGGCCGCGATTATTTTTGCGAGTTTTGTGACGCTTGTGATCATAGCGAAATTATGGGCAGAGGTTTTTTGGAAAGATTCTCAGCCTTTAAAGCTGAAAGAAAATTTCGGGTTCTTCTCTAAAATGACTACTTTAAAGAAGTTCCAGTTTGTGTTTCCGATAGCTTTATTGAGCCTTGTTTCGCTCTATATAGGTTTTGGAGCCGAGCATATCCAGGAACTTTCAGCACGCATTGCAGATGAGCTTGTAAATCATCAGGGATATATAGATACTGTTTTACACGCAACGAAATAG
- a CDS encoding Na+/H+ antiporter subunit C, with translation MEVLLALMVGILYAAGIYMMLRRSLVKLIIGIILIGNGANLLIFLLGRITKGSPPIIPENAKVLTEAFADPVPQALILTAIVISFGLQSFAIVLVKRAHTVVRTDDLDEMNATDEDS, from the coding sequence ATGGAAGTACTTTTGGCCTTAATGGTGGGAATTCTTTACGCTGCGGGTATTTATATGATGCTCAGGAGGAGTCTGGTGAAACTTATTATTGGGATCATCCTGATTGGTAATGGTGCAAACCTGCTTATTTTCCTTTTAGGAAGAATAACCAAAGGATCCCCTCCAATAATTCCCGAAAATGCGAAAGTTTTGACTGAAGCTTTTGCCGATCCTGTGCCGCAGGCTCTTATTCTTACGGCGATTGTCATTAGTTTTGGGCTTCAGTCTTTTGCCATCGTCCTGGTAAAAAGGGCCCATACCGTAGTTCGAACCGACGATCTGGATGAAATGAACGCAACCGACGAAGATTCATGA
- a CDS encoding Na+/H+ antiporter subunit B has translation MRNQIRTTIILKTASNYLLPVLLIFSIFILLRGHYLPGGGFVGGLIASIAFILHSFANGLEKTRELIGIHPGYIIPMGLAVSFLSGFMPVLLYDLPFMTGLWSHDAVPILGHIGSALFFDIGVYLVVNGVTLTIIFTISESA, from the coding sequence GTGAGAAATCAAATTCGCACAACCATCATTTTAAAAACGGCTTCAAATTATTTGTTGCCGGTCTTGCTCATATTTTCAATATTTATCCTTCTTCGGGGGCATTATCTTCCAGGTGGAGGATTTGTTGGAGGATTGATCGCATCTATTGCTTTTATTCTCCATTCTTTCGCAAATGGGCTGGAAAAAACAAGGGAACTGATTGGCATCCACCCGGGATATATAATTCCTATGGGTCTGGCGGTATCTTTTTTAAGCGGATTTATGCCTGTATTACTTTATGATCTGCCTTTTATGACCGGTTTATGGTCCCACGATGCCGTGCCCATTTTAGGGCATATAGGCTCTGCATTATTTTTTGATATTGGAGTATATCTGGTGGTAAACGGAGTAACGCTCACAATAATTTTCACAATTTCTGAATCTGCCTGA
- a CDS encoding putative monovalent cation/H+ antiporter subunit A has protein sequence MLTAILTGFIFAIFLVFTGKIFKGKLSILTSLIPLGLFIYFAGFISRISEGEVITRSYQWIPSFNVNLDFKLDGLSLLFTLMITGIGFLVFAYTSNYLKGHKYLDRFYGYLSVFMAAMLGLVLSDNMISLFVFWELTSISSFFLIGFNNDSEPSRKSAMTALGITGIGGLLLLAAALLFDNMAGTYSISEMVSMGEAIRGNEYYVLGVLLIFGAAFTKSAQFPFHFWLPGAMKAPTPVSTYLHSATMVKAGIYLLMRFTPILGGENVWNTTLIVVGGITMLYSAVHTIFRKDLKGILAYSTISALGILVFLTGLGTEDAFIAAAVFIIVHALYKATLFLVTGIIDHQTHTRDATKLNGLNKVMWPVGIAGILGAISSAGIPPSIGFLGKELIYDATTRSEFIVIILIIAIVLTKIFLLHAGFVAGIKPFTGKLPEEFSKVKMPPLILWVPPVFLAVLGMVFGLAPFLIDAPIIRPVVSSLLGGEAGEVHLGLWHGFNMVFILSLITIGVGTLLYILVKPSVKLVNAAAKFDKLAPEYLLNKFNQGFLWVSSYWTRFFQNGYLRNYVSMITLFVVLLVGYVILGSTHFKIDYTALTKVTISEIIVTLVLIAGVFYTVFTRSRLAAVVAMGVIGWSICLIFVFYSAPDLAMTQFSIDTLTVILFVLVLYKLPRYLKLSDYKTRIRDGILSSIFGVLIAMVALEVLSYPANNEIGDFYAQNAYLQAHGKNVVNVILVDFRGADTMIEISVLSIAAIGVFGLMKLRLKMSDRKRYQDK, from the coding sequence ATGCTTACTGCAATTCTTACAGGTTTTATTTTTGCAATTTTTCTGGTCTTCACCGGAAAAATATTTAAAGGTAAGCTCTCGATTCTTACTTCTCTTATTCCGTTAGGCCTGTTTATCTATTTTGCAGGTTTCATATCAAGGATTTCTGAAGGGGAAGTAATCACCCGTTCTTATCAATGGATTCCCTCTTTTAATGTGAATCTTGATTTCAAGCTGGATGGTCTTTCATTGCTATTCACGCTTATGATTACCGGGATAGGTTTCCTAGTGTTTGCCTATACTTCTAATTATTTAAAAGGTCATAAATATCTGGATCGCTTTTACGGGTATTTAAGCGTTTTCATGGCAGCCATGCTTGGGCTGGTACTTTCAGATAATATGATCTCGCTTTTTGTTTTCTGGGAACTTACCAGTATAAGCTCGTTCTTTTTGATCGGGTTTAATAATGATAGCGAACCTTCGCGCAAATCGGCCATGACAGCCCTCGGAATTACTGGAATAGGTGGGTTGCTATTATTAGCTGCGGCCTTGCTTTTTGATAATATGGCAGGGACCTACAGCATTTCTGAAATGGTGAGTATGGGAGAAGCCATCCGCGGAAATGAGTATTATGTTCTGGGCGTGCTGCTTATTTTTGGAGCGGCTTTTACAAAATCAGCGCAATTCCCATTCCATTTCTGGTTACCGGGAGCAATGAAAGCGCCAACACCTGTTTCTACTTATCTTCACTCGGCAACGATGGTGAAAGCGGGGATTTATCTGCTTATGCGTTTTACGCCGATCCTCGGTGGCGAAAATGTATGGAACACTACATTGATCGTTGTAGGTGGAATAACCATGCTTTATTCGGCGGTGCATACCATCTTCAGAAAAGATCTAAAAGGTATACTGGCGTATTCCACAATTTCGGCACTTGGAATTCTGGTTTTTCTCACAGGCCTGGGAACCGAAGATGCTTTTATCGCCGCGGCGGTATTTATTATTGTTCACGCGCTTTATAAGGCGACGCTTTTCCTCGTAACGGGAATTATAGATCATCAAACGCATACTCGTGACGCTACTAAATTAAATGGTTTGAACAAGGTGATGTGGCCGGTGGGGATCGCAGGTATCCTTGGTGCCATTTCGAGCGCCGGTATTCCTCCAAGTATTGGTTTCCTCGGAAAAGAGCTGATCTATGACGCTACCACGAGATCAGAATTTATTGTTATTATCCTGATTATTGCAATTGTTCTAACCAAAATATTCCTTTTACATGCCGGTTTTGTAGCCGGAATAAAACCTTTTACAGGAAAACTTCCGGAAGAATTTTCTAAGGTTAAAATGCCTCCTCTTATATTATGGGTGCCACCGGTTTTTCTTGCCGTACTCGGAATGGTCTTTGGACTCGCTCCTTTTCTTATTGATGCACCTATAATAAGGCCTGTGGTTTCTTCACTTCTTGGAGGAGAAGCCGGGGAAGTTCATCTGGGGCTGTGGCATGGCTTCAATATGGTTTTTATCCTGAGCCTAATCACGATAGGAGTGGGAACCCTGTTGTATATTTTAGTAAAACCTTCAGTAAAACTGGTAAATGCAGCTGCGAAATTCGACAAATTAGCTCCGGAGTATTTGCTGAATAAATTTAACCAGGGATTCCTCTGGGTTTCTTCCTACTGGACTCGATTTTTTCAAAATGGTTATTTGAGAAACTATGTTTCTATGATCACCTTATTCGTGGTATTATTAGTAGGCTACGTGATCCTGGGAAGTACTCATTTTAAAATAGACTACACCGCACTTACAAAAGTAACCATCTCAGAAATAATTGTCACTCTTGTTCTTATTGCCGGAGTTTTCTATACGGTTTTTACCAGGTCCAGGCTGGCCGCGGTAGTTGCCATGGGAGTAATTGGTTGGTCTATTTGTTTGATTTTTGTTTTTTACAGCGCACCCGATCTTGCCATGACCCAATTTTCTATTGATACTCTTACAGTTATTTTGTTTGTGCTTGTATTATATAAATTGCCGAGATATTTAAAGTTATCTGACTATAAGACCAGGATCAGGGATGGTATTCTTTCTTCGATCTTCGGTGTATTGATAGCGATGGTGGCCCTGGAGGTACTATCTTACCCGGCTAATAATGAGATTGGTGATTTTTATGCCCAGAATGCCTATCTTCAGGCGCATGGGAAAAACGTGGTAAATGTTATTCTTGTAGATTTCAGGGGAGCTGATACAATGATAGAGATCTCGGTGCTTTCGATCGCCGCAATTGGGGTTTTTGGCCTTATGAAATTGAGATTAAAAATGTCTGACAGAAAAAGATACCAGGATAAGTGA
- a CDS encoding DUF2975 domain-containing protein: MILGWVIIFAFLVFSIFIDSDKILEIVSDSEGLIINTQRALISVLIYGLISSGFWIYIIRLARNLMDNLREGPLFTRFQVASLKLIGKFLILITIIDTIANFIFEMIFNNQLQIKFEFSTFLLVISIGLFMIFLSNIFEKAKSYKEENELTV, translated from the coding sequence ATGATTTTAGGCTGGGTTATTATTTTTGCTTTCCTTGTTTTTTCAATATTTATTGATTCAGACAAAATTCTTGAAATCGTAAGTGACTCCGAAGGTTTAATCATTAATACGCAACGGGCGCTTATTTCGGTTCTGATTTACGGTTTAATCTCTAGCGGATTCTGGATCTATATAATTCGCCTAGCCCGAAACTTAATGGATAATCTAAGAGAAGGGCCTTTATTTACAAGGTTTCAGGTTGCCAGCTTAAAATTAATAGGCAAATTCCTTATTTTAATTACTATTATAGATACTATTGCGAACTTTATTTTTGAAATGATTTTCAATAATCAGCTTCAAATAAAATTCGAATTTTCCACATTTTTACTGGTCATTTCAATTGGATTATTCATGATCTTTCTATCCAATATTTTTGAAAAAGCCAAAAGCTATAAGGAAGAAAATGAGTTAACCGTGTAA
- a CDS encoding helix-turn-helix domain-containing protein: protein MPININLDTVLEKRNMKSNELAEIIGITTANLSILKTGKAKAIRFSTLEAICEALDCQPGDILEYQP from the coding sequence ATGCCAATCAACATTAATCTTGATACTGTATTGGAAAAACGCAATATGAAAAGCAATGAATTGGCTGAAATTATCGGAATAACCACAGCCAATCTTTCCATTCTTAAGACCGGGAAAGCCAAAGCAATTCGTTTCTCAACCCTCGAAGCTATATGCGAAGCCCTGGACTGCCAGCCGGGGGACATTCTGGAATACCAGCCATAA
- a CDS encoding M61 family metallopeptidase, with product MRRILLIFLFLGFIANAQTNIYSISFENAEHHEAKIKATFPHIKDRSITVRMSRSSPGRYALHEFAKNVYGLKATDGHGKELEVTRPDPYSWKIENTDGTINVQYTLFGNHGDGTYSQIDETHAHLNIPATFMYAEDYQGRPIEVNFDVREDLNWKVATQLKKISGTKYSAPNLYYFMDSPTEISDYQLREFELGGQTIQFVLHDQGTEAELDEYFEQVKKIVKQEQAVYGELPNYDYGRYTFLVCYMPNVDGDGMEHRNSTIVTSTRSLANGGMKRNLGTIAHEYFHCWNVERIRPAGLEPFDFSKANMSGCLWFAEGFTSYYDGLIRCRANITTPEEYINDLTGTFNYVWNSPAHQFFNPIEMSYQAPFVDAATSVDPVNRENMFISYYSYGSVLGLALDLSLREKGLNLDDFMEKMWMKYGKTEVAYEVEDIETTLKEYAGDQFAEDFFNNYIYGSKMPDYSSLFKDFGIELTQKQDAYFGASVRPTDAGLEIYRNTAMGSPAYEAGLDEGDVIISIKGNPVSTSEDLQKIIEENGVGAQLKIGFKRYNESKETTVTLQKSPNYNISLDENASQEAVRKREKWLAAK from the coding sequence ATGCGACGAATTTTATTAATTTTTCTTTTTCTGGGATTTATTGCCAATGCCCAGACAAACATCTATTCTATTTCTTTTGAAAACGCTGAACATCATGAGGCGAAGATCAAAGCCACTTTTCCTCATATCAAAGACCGTAGCATCACCGTGCGCATGAGCCGCTCCTCGCCGGGACGTTACGCGTTGCATGAATTTGCTAAAAACGTGTATGGACTTAAGGCGACCGATGGTCATGGGAAAGAACTCGAAGTAACCCGACCCGATCCTTATTCCTGGAAAATTGAAAATACCGACGGAACTATTAACGTGCAATATACCCTTTTCGGAAATCACGGAGATGGAACTTATTCGCAGATCGATGAAACCCATGCCCACCTCAATATTCCCGCGACCTTTATGTATGCTGAAGATTATCAGGGCAGGCCAATCGAGGTGAATTTTGATGTACGGGAAGACCTCAACTGGAAGGTTGCCACTCAGCTGAAGAAAATTTCAGGTACTAAATATTCAGCTCCAAATCTGTACTATTTCATGGATAGTCCAACAGAGATCAGCGATTACCAGCTGAGGGAATTTGAACTGGGCGGACAAACCATTCAGTTTGTACTTCATGACCAGGGAACAGAGGCCGAACTTGATGAATATTTCGAACAGGTAAAAAAGATTGTAAAACAGGAACAGGCTGTTTACGGCGAGTTGCCCAATTATGATTATGGGCGCTATACTTTTCTTGTATGCTATATGCCAAACGTCGATGGTGACGGGATGGAACATCGCAATAGCACCATTGTAACCTCTACCAGGAGCCTGGCGAATGGTGGAATGAAAAGAAATCTCGGAACTATAGCTCATGAATATTTTCACTGCTGGAATGTGGAACGAATTCGCCCGGCCGGGCTTGAACCATTCGACTTCAGCAAGGCGAATATGAGCGGCTGCCTTTGGTTTGCTGAAGGTTTTACCAGTTATTACGATGGTCTTATTCGCTGCAGGGCAAATATCACAACTCCTGAGGAGTACATAAACGACCTCACAGGAACTTTTAATTATGTTTGGAATTCTCCCGCGCATCAATTTTTCAATCCGATCGAGATGAGCTATCAGGCTCCATTTGTTGACGCGGCCACTTCGGTAGATCCGGTAAATCGTGAAAATATGTTTATTTCCTATTATTCCTACGGAAGTGTGTTAGGCCTCGCTCTTGACCTGTCATTAAGGGAAAAAGGACTGAATTTGGATGATTTCATGGAAAAGATGTGGATGAAATACGGGAAAACCGAGGTTGCCTATGAGGTTGAAGATATTGAAACGACTTTGAAAGAATACGCGGGAGACCAGTTCGCCGAAGATTTCTTTAATAATTATATCTACGGAAGTAAAATGCCAGATTACAGTTCGCTATTTAAAGATTTCGGCATTGAACTTACTCAAAAACAAGATGCCTATTTCGGTGCTTCGGTGCGGCCAACAGATGCAGGCCTTGAAATTTACAGAAATACAGCCATGGGTAGTCCGGCTTATGAAGCAGGGCTGGATGAAGGCGACGTGATCATTTCAATAAAGGGAAATCCCGTTTCAACTTCAGAAGATCTTCAAAAAATAATTGAAGAAAACGGAGTTGGCGCCCAACTGAAAATAGGCTTCAAAAGATATAATGAAAGTAAGGAAACGACGGTAACTCTTCAAAAGAGTCCAAATTATAATATTTCGCTGGATGAAAATGCTTCCCAAGAAGCTGTCAGGAAACGCGAAAAATGGCTCGCTGCCAAATAA
- a CDS encoding F0F1 ATP synthase subunit epsilon, protein MYLEIVTPEATVFRAKVNAVKVPGHDGEFQMLNNHAPIVSTLTAGEVKINMVPGKKNEVKTNADVIMSQNNEKDVVFFNIKGGVLEMKDNKAIILAD, encoded by the coding sequence ATGTATTTAGAGATAGTAACTCCTGAAGCCACTGTTTTTAGAGCCAAAGTCAATGCCGTAAAGGTTCCCGGCCACGACGGTGAATTTCAGATGCTGAACAATCACGCTCCCATCGTTTCCACGCTTACTGCCGGTGAAGTAAAGATCAATATGGTCCCCGGGAAGAAAAACGAGGTAAAAACGAATGCTGATGTGATCATGTCTCAGAATAATGAAAAAGACGTGGTTTTTTTCAACATCAAGGGAGGCGTTCTTGAAATGAAAGATAATAAAGCGATTATTCTTGCTGATTAA